The genomic interval TTGCCGGTCTGCTTGGCGTTGGCCCGCAGCGGTGCGGTCACGTGATGGATCTGCGGGTAGGCGCTGATCGCGTCGGCGTTGTGGCGTGCCATGAACTCGTTGCGAATGCCGCGGGCTCGCCGGCCGCTGAACGCACGGGTGACGGCGGTGAGCGGGCCGGGGGAGGAGATCGCCTCCCGGTGCACCGGCGCGGTGCCCGCCTCCGGGCAGAGCATGAGCGCGGTGCCGATGGCCGCCGCCGATGCGCCGGCGGCGAGCACCGCGGCAATCGCGCGCCCGGTGGCGATGCCGCCCGCGGCCACCATGGGTAGGTCGACCCGAGCGGCGACCAACTGAAGCAGCGTCAGAAGGCCGATATCGGCGGGGTGCGCATCGTCGAAGCTGCCCCGGTGCCCACCGGCCTCGAAGCCCTGCACAGCCAGGCCATCCGCGCCCACCGCGGCCGCCGCTTCGGCGTCCTCCGGACAGATCACTGTCACCCACGCCACGCCGCCGGCCGCGTGCACCCGTTCCACGTCCAGCGCCGAGGGGCAGCCGAAGGTGAACGAGACGATCGGCACCCGCCGCGCGCAGACCATCTCGAGCTTCTCGAGGGACCAGTCCTCGGCCCAGCGCGGCGCGCCCAACTCGACGCCGGCCGCGGTCGCCGCCGGCTGGATGCGGTCGGTATACGCCGCCACCCGGTCCTCGTCCGCCCCGTGTCCGGGCGGGGCGAACAGGTTCACGCCGAACGGGGCGTCGCCGATCTCACCGGTCAGCGTGTCCAGGTTGGCGGACAGCGCCTCGACGCTCTTGTAGCCGGCGGCCACGAACCCGAGCCCGCCGGCTCGAGTGACCGCGGCGCTCAGCGCCGGGGTGGACGGGCCGCCGGCCAGCGGCGCCTGCACGATCGGGACGCGAAGGGAATCGAGACTGAACACGTTCAGCACTGTACGAGCCGATGCGCCCTGCCGGTCCCAATGGTTAGCGTGCTCACATGGTTGCCATCCCCGCGCCGCTGCGCGAACTCATCGAATCCGGCCCGCTGGCTCACCTGGTCACCCTGGACCCCGACGGCTCGCCGCAGGTCACGATCATCTGGATCGGGCTGGACGGCGACGACATCGTCAGCGGCCACATGAACCTGTCCAAGAAGCTGCGCAACGTGGCGCAGGACCCGCGGGTGGTGTATTCGCTGGAGGCACCCCGCACGCCGGGGGTGTTCCTCGCCGAACACGCGGTGCTGCGCGGGCACGCGGTGGTCGAGGAGGGCGGCGCACACGCATTGCTCACCAAGCTCGGAAAGATCTACGTGGCCCCGGAATTCGCCTTCCCCAGCGCCGATCAGATTCCCGGCGTGCCCGCCGACAGCCAGGGCTTCATCCTGCGCACCACCGTGGACCGGGTCACCGGAATGGGACCGTGGGCGTGAGCCAGGAGTTCCCCGAACTGGGTTGCTACGTGCTGCCCGGTGGCGCGGCAGATCCGCGCGCCGCGATCACCGAGGTACAGACCGCGGAGGAGCTCGGGCTGGGCACCGCGTTCATCTCCGAGCGGTGGAACGTCAAGGAGTTGGCCTCGCTCAGTGGCGCGCTCGGTGCGGTCACCTCACGCATCCGCATTGCCACCGGTGCCACCAACATCAACGTGCGCCACCCGGTGGTCACCGCCGCCTGGGCGAGCACGCAACATCTGATGACCGACGGCCGGTTCGTGCTCGGCGTGGGTCGCGGCGTCTCGTTCGTGTTCGACATGTTCGGGCTGCGCGTGGCCACCACCGCGCAGGTGGAGGACTTCGCCGGGCTGATGCGCCGGTTGTGGAACGGCGAGGTCGTCGCGAACCACGACGGGCCGGTGGGCCGCTATCCGATGCTGGTGCTGGACCGCAGCTTCCGGCTGCACATACCGATGGCGCTGGTGGCCTTCGGTCCGCAGTCGCTGGAGTTGGCCGGCCGCGCCTTCGACGAGGTCGTGCTGCACACCTTCTTTGCCGATGAGACGCTGCAACGTTGCGTGCGCACGGTGAAATCCGCCGCCGAGCGAGCCGGGCGGGATCCGGACACCGTGCGTGTCTGGTCGGTATTCGCGACGCTGCCCGATGACCTGTCGCATGAGGAGATGCTGCGTCGCTCGGTCGGCCGGCTGGCCACCTACCTGCAGGTGTACGGCGACCTGCTGGTGCGCACCAACGACTGGGACCCGTCCGCGCTGCAGCGGTTCCGCGCACACCCGATCGTGCAGTCCTACGGCAGTGTCATGTTGGACGGCAAGGCCACCGTCGCCGAACTCGAGGCGCTCGCCGAGGTGATCCCGCCGGAGTGGTTGGCCCCGGCTGCCTACGGGTCGCCGGAGCAGTGCGCTGCCGCCGTTCGCCATCAGCTCGATCTCGGCGCCGACGCGGTAATCCTGCACGGCGTCGTCGCGCAGGACCTCGCGAAGATCGTGGCGGCGTACCGCGGAGGGGTGTGACGTGCGGCGTCGCATGGGGTCCGGCCGTCGTGTCCGTGGCCAGAAGTCGTCGATATGTGTCCACCGCCGCACTGGTGATCGTCCGACTCGACGTCTACGCTCCGGCGCATGAGCGCGCCGGCAGGAATCGATTACGACTGGGCCGTCCGCACCGGCGGCAACCTGACGAAGGGTCAGGGGCGGGCGCTGGCGCGTCCGCTGCTGCGCAGCATCGCGCGCTATCCCGGCCTGCGGCTGCGGCTGGCCACCGGCCGACGCGGCAACGGCGGCATCGATCTCGACACGCTCGCCATCCCGGACTCCCGGTTGGCGAAGGATGCCGAGGCCGAGGCTCAGGAGGTGCTCAGCGCGTCGGTGCGCGAGCACTCCTATCGGACGTTCCTGTTCGGCATGTCGCTGGCGGCGGTCGACGGCGTGGCCGTGGACGTCGAACTGGCCTACGTCTCCTCGTTGTTGCACGACCTTCACCTCGAGCACCCGACACCCGGCCGCTGCTTCGCGGTGGTCGGCGGCCAACGGGCCGAGCGCTTCGCGCTGGACCGTGACGTGCAGCCGGCGCGCGCGGCGCGCATCGGCGCCGAGGTCGCCGGCCACATCACGGCGGGCGCGATGGAGGACCTTGGTTCGCCGGGCGGGTTCGTGTCCGCGGGCGCCTTCGTCGACGTCTCCGGCGGCCGCATCGACGAGCTCGACCCGGCCTGGGTCGACGCCGTGCTCGTCCGCCATCCGCGGCTGGAGTTCAAGCGGGTTGCGCGCGCCGCGTGGGCGGCGGAGTGCAAGGCCGTCCCGAACGGCCGCGCCAACTGGCTGCGCGTGTGGGCGACCTTCCCGCTGCTGGTCCGCATGTCACCGTTCGACGAATGAGTCCGAAAAGCCGTGGCCGACGATCCCGCCGGATGGGATCGTCGGCCACGGAGCTTGTGGGGACTAGCCGCCGCGACGGGCGCCACCGCCGTTGGCACCGCCACCGAAGTTGCCGCCTGCGGCGCCGCCGGTGAAAGTGCCGCCGCCGAGGCCGCCGCCGCCGAAGCCGCGGGTATTGGTCGAGGTGTTACTGGCCGGCACGTCCTGGGAGGGGTCGGCGATGACCACCGACTGACCCGCCGTCACACCGCTGGTGATCTCGGTGACCGTGGAGCCCACCGCACCGGTGGTCACGGTCTGCCGGGTGGCCTTGCCGTTCTGCATGAGCACCACGAAGCCGTTGGCGCCGGTGCCGGTGGCGGTCACCGCGGAGTTCGGCACGGTCACCACGTTGCTGACCGCCTTGAGCGTGATCGCCACGGTCGCCGCGGCACCCTCGGCCAGGCCGTCGGCCGGGTTCGGTACCACGATGACCACCGGGTAGGTGCTCGACCCGTTGGAGCTGCTCGGCAGGATGCCGATCGAGTCCACCGTGCCCGCCGACGGGGCGCTCGCGCCGTCCGCGGTGACCTGTGCGGTCATCCCCTTCTTCAGCTTCGCCGCGGTCGTGGCGGGCACGTCCAGGCTGACCTTCACCGCGCCGTTGCCGAGGATCGTGATGGTGTTCGACGTCGACGCGCTGGAGCTCTTGGTGATGCCGACGCTGCCGACGATGCCGTCGATCGGCGCGGTCAGCACCGCCTCTTCGCGGTCCTCCTGCGCGGATTCCAGCGCGGCCTGCGCGGCGAGGATCGCCGCGTTGTCCACCGCGACGCGGGCGGCCGCGTCGACCGGGTCGAGGGTCTGACCGCCGCGACCGCCGCTGCCGGAGCCGCCGGTGGTGGTGGAGGCGCCGCTGCCGGTGCCACCGGTCGAGCCCTTCGAGCCGGTGCCGGAGCCGCCCTTGCCGGTGGAGCCGGTCGCGCCGGTCCCAGTGCCGGTGCCAGTGCCGGTGCCGGAGCCGGTGCCGGTCCCAGTGCCGGTACCGGCACCGCCGGTGTTACCGGTCGGCTGCGCCTTGAGGTTGGCCACCGCCTGGTCCATGGCGGTCTGCAGCGCCGTTTCCTTGGTCTGCACGTCGTTCTGGTCGGTGGCGACCGCGTCCTGCAGGTCGCTGACCGCCTTCATCGCGTCGATGCAGGACTGCAGGTCTGAGGTCGACGTGGAGTCGCTGGTCTCCACCGAGGTGGTGTGGGTCTCGCTGTCGGAGGACGGCGTGGCCGACGGGGTCGGGTCCGCCGAATCGGTGGGCGCCGCGCTCGGGTCCGACGTCGGGTCGCCCGACGGGTCCGGGCTCGGGGTGCTGTCGCCCGAGCCGGTGTCCGTCGAGCCCGCGTTGAATACCGGGTCGCACGCGGTGTCGCGGGCCTTGACCGCGTCGCTGACCTTCTGCAGGTCCGCGGTGGCCTTGGCCAGCGCGGTGACCACAGCCCGGGTCGGGGCGGCCAGGTCGACCCCACCGACCGTGGTGCTCGCGCCGGTGCCGGTGCCGGCTCCCTTGCCGGAGCCGGGCTTGTCCGAGCCGGTGCTGGGCGTGGGGGAGGGCGACGGGGACGGTGTGGACTTGGTACTGGAGCTCGACGAAGAGGAGGTAGTGCTGCTGCTCGTCGAGGCGTCCGCGGCGGTCTGGTCGGTCTCCAGCGTCGCCTTGGCCCTGGCCAGCGTGGCCTCGGCCGCGGTCACCGCGGCGTCCAAATCGGACGGGTCCAGCTCGGCCAGCACCTCGCCCGCGGAGACCTTGTCGCCGCTGGCCACCTCGACCTTCTTCACCGTCCCGGACACCCCGAACGAGGCGTCCTCCTGGGTGAGCTTGGCCACCGTGCCGGTCAGCGTGACCAGCTGGTCCACCGACCCGACCGAGGCCAGCCCGGTCCGGTACTCCGGCGCGCTGTCCCCGTGCCCGGCCCAGGCCATGCCCGTGCCGGTGATGACGATGCCGCCGAGCGCGATCGGCACGCCGCGGCGCAACAGGACCGTCTTCCGGTCACGCAGTACGGAGGGCAACATCTCGGTGGGCCTTTCGGTCTGTCGGATCGATGGACTGACGCTGCGTCAGGAGCTGGTGGTGCCGGTCGCCGCCCCGGCACCCGCGCCGTTGCGTCGGCCGCCGAAGCCACCGACCGTGCCGGTGGTGCACGAGCCGTTCTCGGCGGGGCGCAGCGCGATGGTGGTCGCGGTCAGCGTGCCGTTGCTGTCCGTGGAGCCCAGCGCGGTCACGCACTTGCCGACCTTCAGGTCCGACGCGGAAGCCGACGCGGACTTGGTGTAGGTGGTTGCCGAGGACAGCGTCACGGTGCGGGTCACCGTGGTCATGGTCGGCGTGGACGACGCGGCCGAACCCGCGGTGCCGGTGGAGTTGAACTGCGGGCGCTGCGTCTCCACGGTCACCGTGTCGCCGTCGATCTTGGTGATCGTGCCGTTGGCGCCACCGCCACCGAAGCCGCCGCGCGCACCCTGCCCGCGGCCCTGGCCGTTCGGGTTCTGGCCGTTCGCGTTCTGCCCGCCGGTGGCGCCCTGCGCGTTCGGGTCGCCGGTCGGGGCCTGGCCGGTCTGGCCGCCATTGGCGCCCTGGCCCCGGCGGCCCTGGCCGCCGTTGCCGCGGGCACCGCCGACGCCGGCACCGCCGAAGCCGCCGTTGCACGAGCCGCTCACCGGGTCGGAGATGCTCACCGATCCGGCGGCGATCGGGGTGGAGTCGTCGGTCTGGGTCGGCGCCGCGTTGGCGTCGGTGGACTGCACCGGGCGCACCGAGACGCACTTGCCCACCGCGAGGTCGGACTTGGCCGCGCTCACCGTCTGGCTCATCGTGGTCGACGCGGTGTAGGTGACCGCGGTCTGCGTGGTGTCGCTCTGCACCTGCAGGGTCTTGCCGGAGATGTCGGCGATCTTGCCGTTGGCGCCGGGAAAGGCGCGGCCCTGGCCGTTGCCCCCGGTGTTGTTGCCGGCGGCGCCGTTGTTCGCGCCCGCGGCGTTGTTCGAGTTGTCCGGCGCCGAGGAGGCCGAGGCCGAGGTGCCGCCGCCGCAACCGGCGAGCAGCAGCACGAGGCCGGCGGCCGGCGCCGCGGCGAGCGCCGCGCGATTGGTGCGCAGGGTGGACAGTGACATGGTGGGCTCCCCCGAAGAAAGTGGTGGGTAATCAGCAGTAGACGGGTGGATCAGGGCGTGCGCAGCGCGTCGATCGGCGTGAGCTGGGCGGCTCGCGCCGCCGGGTACACCCCGGCCACCGCGCCGATCGCGAGGGACACCGCGAGGCTGCCCATCGCCACACTCGGCGAGACCGTGACCGGCTGATCGATCATCCGGGGTAGCGCCCCGGCCAGGCCGAGGCCGAGCCCGAGGCCCAGTGCGCCACCGGTGAGGCCGAGCGTGCCGGCCTCGGTGAGGAACTGGGTGCGGATGGCCCGCGGGGTAGCGCCCAGCGACTTGCGCAGACCGATCTCCTTGGTCCGCTCGGTCACCGAGACCAGCATGATGTTCATGACGCCGATGCCGCCGACGAGCAGGGAGATGGCGGCGATGCCGGCCAGCATCACGGTCAGCGTCTTGTTGGTGGCGTTGGCCGCGGTCACCAGCGATTGCTGGGTGGTGATGGTGAAGTCGGCGTTGGCCGCGGTGACCCCGTGGTTGGTGGCCAGCGCCGCGTTCACCTCCTGGTAGGCCGCGGACAGCGTGTCCCGGGAGGCCGCCTGCACGTAGATGGTGGACACGGTGCCGCGGGCCGAACCTGCCGCGACGCGGGTCGCGTAGGTGGTGGACGGCATGATCACCTGGTCGTCATCACTGGTGGAGGACGTCGAGCCGATCGAGTCCAGCACACCGATCACGGTGAACGTGGAGCCGGCGATGGACACCGACTGGCCGACCGGATCGCGCCCGGAGAACAACTCCGAGGCGGTGTCCGGACCGAGCACGATCACCGAGTTGGAGTCCGTGACGTCGGCGGCGGTGATGAACCGACCCTCCGTCAGTTTGCGCTCCCGCACGGACAACCACGACGGGCTGGTGCCGTACACCGGCGAGGTCCAGGTGGTGGACCCCGCGGTCAGGTTCTGCGACCCCCCGGAGACCGCCGCCACCCCGGACACGTCCGGCGCCACGTCCTTGGACGACAGCGTGTTGGCGTCGGCGGTGGTCAGCGTGGTCGCCGAACCCCGGCCACCGCGGAATCCGGTGGAGGTGGTCGATGACCCCGGCGCCACGATCAGCAGGTTCGAGCCCAGGGCGTCGATCTGGTCGCGCACCTGCTTCTGCGCGCCCTGGCCGAGCCCGACGGTCACGGTGACCGCGGCGATGCCGATCAGGATGCCGATCATCGTCAGGCAGGAGCGCATCCGGTGCGACCGAATCGCCTCCAGCGCGGTGCGCGTGGTGTCCCGCGCCTTCAGCCGGCTCATACCGAACCGTCCGGGTAGCGGAAGTTCCAGTTGGTCTCATCGGTGGTGATGACGCCGTCCGCGATGCGCACGGTGCGCTGCGCCGCGGCGGCCACCTCGGCGTCGTGGGTGATCAGCACGATGGTGCGACCCGAGGCGTGCAGGTCCGCGAGTAGTGCGAGCACGTCCGCGGTGGACTTGGAGTCCAGGTTGCCGGTGGGCTCGTCGGCCAGGATCAGCGCCGGCTCGGTGACCAGTGCCCGGGCGACCGCGGCGCGCTGTTGCTGACCACCGGACAGCTCACCGGGTCGGTGATCGATCCGGTCGCCCAGCCCGACCCGCTCCAGGGCCCGGATGGCGCGCGCCTTGCGCTCGCCCCGCGAGGTGCCGCTGTACATCAGCGGCAGCTCCACGTTGCGCCACGCGGGCAGCGTGGCCAGCAGGTGGAACTGCTGGAACACGAACCCGATCCGCTCGTTGCGCACCGCGGCCAGCGCGGTCTCGTTCATGGCCGAGACGTCGATCCCGGCGAGGGAGTACGAGCCCGCGGTGGGGGTGTCCAGGCAACCCAGAATGTGCATCAGCGTGGACTTGCCCGAACCCGACGGCCCGACAATCGCCACGTACTCCCCGGCCTGCACGGTCAGGTCGATGCCGCGCACGGCCTCCACCGAGACCGGCCCGGAGTTGTACCGCTTGCGGATGCCGTCCAGCTGCAGGATCGGCACGCCCGCGCTGCCCCAGTCGGAGGACAGCGATTCGGTGATCGCGGTTGTCATGTCAGCCGCCGCCACGGTTCGCGCGGCCGGTGAAGGTGCCACCGGCGCCGCCGGTGAAGGTGCCGCCACCGCCGGTGAAGGTGCCCCCGCCGACGCCCGCGCCACCGAAGGCGCCACCGGTGCCACCGGTGCCGCCGGTGCCACCGGTGCGATTGCCGCGGTTGCCGTTGGTGTTGCCGGTCGCCGGGCCGGCGCGGTTGACCGTGATGCGCACCTGGTCGCCGTCGGACAGCCCCGAGGTCACCTGGGTGCTGGCGCCGTAGGCGGTGCCTACCACCACCGGCACCGTGGTGTCCTTGCCGTTGACCACCTTGGTCACCACGGTCTGCCCGTTCTCCTGGCGCAGCGCCGCGGTCGGCACGGTCAGCACGTCGGGGATCGACTTGGTGACGATGACCACGGTCGCGGTCTCGCCCGGGTGTAGGTCGGTCGGGGTGCCGGTGACCTTGATGGTGACCGGGAAGGTGGACGAGCCACCGGAGGCGGTGGAGGCCACCACGCCGACGGAGTCCACCAGGCCGAAGATCGGCGAGGTCGCGCCGCTGGGCGTGATCCGTGCCTGCTGGCCCTTCTTGATGTTCGCCAAATCGGTCCCGGAGACCGAGGCGTCGACCTCCCAGGTCTTGGTGCCGACGATCTCGATGCCGGAGGACGACGAGCCCGAGCCGGAGCCGGAACCCGATGAGGTGCGCGACGAGCCGGTCGAGCCGCCACCCGAGCCGGACACCCGGTCGCCCTTGGCGAGACTCACCGAGGCGACCGTGCCGCCGATGGTCGCCTTCAGCGTCGCGTTGCCCAGGTCGTCCTTGGCCTGCGCCAGCTTGTCGTCGGCGGTGGCCAGCTGGGCCTTGGCCGAATCGATCTGGGTGGCCGAGGCGGCGGCGTCCTCCGCGGCGGTCACCTGCGCGGCGGCGGAGTCGCGGTTGGCCTGCGCGATGTCCACCGCGCGGGAAAGGTCGGAGTCGTCGATTCGGGCCAGCACCTGGCCCTTCTTCACGGTCTCCCCGACGGTCACCTTGACCGAGGTGATCTGACCGGAGACGGCGAAGTCCTGATCGGCGATGTTGGCCGGCTCAATCGTGCCGGAGGCGTTCACGCTCTGCTCGATGGCCTGCGACGAGACCGTCGACAGGATCGAGCGCGAGGTGCCGCCACCGTTCGTGGCGCTGTCGCCACCGCGAGTGATCGCCCAGGCGCCGGTACCACCGGCCGCCGTCAACACCACCACGGCGCCGATCAGCGCCTTGCGCCGGCGCCGGAACAATCCGCGCCGCGGGCCGCCGACTGCCGTCGCCGCAGCCGTTGCCTGCTCATCCTGCTCAGCGCGCAGCATGACCACCCGCGCCACCCCCCGGTGGAAATTCGGGACGGACCTCCCGTCCCTACGACAGCTAGGATCGCCACACTCGCTTGGCGGTTCCGGTGTCCCTGCCTTGAATTGGCTGTGGGGCTCTATTCACAGCCGGCGCATAGTCCAATACTGGTTCCACCCCATTTGACCTGGGCTTTTCGGGGGAGGTATAGCCCGGGCCCAACGGTGGAACAGCTAAGTGATAGACCGTGTTGCCACCGAAGGCCCCAGTCCCGGGAGGAGCCCCCGCATGTCCGATCAACCCGCGTTGGACGCACTACTGCACGAGAGCCGAAGGTTCCCCCCCTCCGAGGACTTCGCGAAGGCGGCCAACGCGCAGCCCGGCCTGTACGCCGAGGCTGACGAGGACCGCTTGGCGTTCTGGGAGAACGCGGCCAAGGCCCTGACCTGGGACGAGCCCTGGCACACCGTGCTGGAGTGGGACGCGCCGTTCTCCAAGTGGTTCATCGGGGGCAAGCTGAACGCGGCGGTGAACTGTCTGGACCGCCACGTGGCGGCCGGCCGCGGGGACAAGGTGGCCTACCACTGGATCGCCGACGGGGACACCGACCGTCGCAGCATCACCTATGCCGAACTGACGAAGATGGTGTGCAAGGCCGCGAATGCGCTGACCGAACTCGGCATCCGCGCGGGTGACCGTGTCGCTATTTACATGCCGATGCTCCCCGAGACGGTCGCGGCGATGTTGGCCTGCGCCCGGTTGGGCGCGGCGCACACCGTGGTGTTCTGCGGCTTCTCCGCCGAGGCGCTGCGCGGCCGCATCCTGGACTGCGACTGCAAGGCAGTGATCACCACCGACGGGCAGATGCGGCGCGGTGCGGCGACGCCGGTCAAGGCCGCCGTGGATGAGGCGATAGCCGCGTGTCCGAACGTGGCGAACGTGCTCGTGGTGCGCCGCACCGGCGGCGAGGTGGACTGGACCGAGGGCCGCGACGTGTGGTGGCACGAGGTGGTGGACCGCCAGTCCGACTCCCACGAGGCGGAAGCCTTCGACGCCGAGAACCCGCTGTACATCATGTACACCTCGGGCACCACGGCGAAGCCGAAGGGCATCCTGCACACCACCGGCGGCTACCTGACGCAGTGCGCCTACACGCACAAGATGGTGTTCGACCTCAAGCCGGAGACGGACACCTGGTGGTGTGCCGCGGACATCGGCTGGGTCACCGGGCACAGCTACATCGTCTACGGGCCGCTGTGCAACGGCACCACCTCGATGCTGTACGAGGGCACGCCGCACCCGGCCGATCAGGACCGCTGGTGGAAGATCATCGAGGAGTTCAAGGTCTCGATCCTCTACACCGCCCCCACCACCATTCGCACGCTGATGAAGTGGGGCCACCAACTGCTCGAGCCCTACGACCTGTCCAGCCTGCGATTGCTCGGCTCGGTGGGTGAACCGATCAACCCTGAGGCCTGGATCTGGTACCGCACGTACGTCGGCGGCAACCAGACCCCGGTGGTGGACACCTGGTGGCAGACCGAGACCGGCGCCATCATGATCAGCCCGCTGCCCGGCGTCACGGCGAGCAAGCCCGGTGCGGCCATGCGCGCGCTGCCCGGCATCAACGCCGAGGTGGTGGACAACGAGGGCAAGACGGTGGGCAACGGCGGCGGTGGCTTCCTGGTGCTCACCGAGCCGTGGCCGTCCATGTTGCGCGGCATCTGGGGCGACCCGGAGCGCTACAAGGAGACCTACTGGGCCCGGTTCTCCGACCAGGGCTACTACTTCGCCGGGGACGGCGCCAAGCTGGACGACGACGGCGACCTGTGGCTGCTGGGCCGGGTGGACGACGTCATGAACATCTCTGGGCACCGCATCTCCACCACTGAGGTGGAGCACGCCCTGGTCGGTCACCCCTCGGTGGCTGAGGCCGCCGTGGTCGGGGCCACCGACGCGACCACCGGGCAGGCCATCGTCGCGTTCGTGACGCCGAAGGGCAGCGTGGCCGACAGCGAGAGCTCCGGTGACGAGTTCGTCCAGGCGTTGCGCAATCACGTGGCCAAGGAGATCGGCCCGATCGCGAAGCCCCGGCAGATCCTGGTCACCCCGGAGCTGCCCAAGACGCGCAGCGGCAAGATCATGCGCCGGTTGCTGCGGGACATCGCGGAGAACCGGACGCTGGGCGACGTCACGACGCTGCTCGACCCGAGCGTCACCGACGCCATCCGGGGCCGCATGTCCGAGGGCACGGCGGGCGACGAGGCGTAGCACGTAAGTTGCTATAAACTGTTAGTTATTCACGATTAACTGCGACCCAGGGACGGCTGTCATGACCTCCGTTGCCGATCAACCCACGGGCACCGTGGCCGAGTTCAGTGCGCAGGAAGCGACCGATCTGGTCGCCCGCCTGCGCGCGACGCATGCCACCGGCCGCACGCTGTCCTACGAGTGGCGGCGTCGCCAGCTCGAGGGGATCGTCAAGCTGGTCAGCGAGCGCGAGTCCGACCTCGCCGAGGCACTGGCAGCCGACCTGGGTCGCACCCCGCACGAAACGTGGTTCGGCGACGTGGCCTCCACCGTGGGTGAGGCCGAGTACGCCATCAAGCACTTGAAGAAGTGGATGCGCGCGAAGCGGGTCGGCGTGCCGTTGTCGTTGATGCCGGGCAAGGCGGCCTACCACTACGAGCCGCTGGGCACCGTGCTGATCATCGGGCCGTGGAACTACCCCTTCTACCTGACGCTGGGCCCGATGATCGGCGCCATCGCGGCGGGCAACTGCATGGTGGTCAAGCCCTCGGAGCATGCCCCGCGGGCCTCGGCCACCCTCGCCCGGCTGATCCCGGAATACCTGGACTCCTCGGCGATCGCGGTGGTGGAGGGCGAAGCGGCGGCCACCACCCGGCTCATCGAGGCGAAGATGGACCACGTCTTCTTCACCGGTGGCACGGAGATCGGGCGCAAGATCGCCCAGGCCTGCGCGCCGCTGCTCACCCCGTGCACGTTGGAACTGGGTGGCAAGAGCCCGGTCATCGTCACCAAGAATGCCGACCTGAAGGTGGCCGCGCGGCGCGTCGCGTTCGGCAAGCTGCTCAACTCCGGGCAGACATGTGTGGCGCCGGACTACCTGTTGGTGGAACGCAGCGTGCGGGAAAAGTTCGCCGAGTTGCTGCAGGCGACGATCTCTGAGTTCCGGGCCGGTGAGCCGGACACCCAGCGCATCGTGAACGGTCGCCAGTTCTCCCGGCTCAAGGGCCTGTTGGACGGCCAGCAGGTCCTCGTCGGCGGCAAGGAGAGCGCCGATCACACCGCCCTGGAGCCGACCGTCGTGCTCAACCCCGATCGGGCATCAGATCTCATGCAGAACGAGATCTTCGGCCCGATCCTGCCGATCATCGACGTGGACTCGCTGGACGAAGCGATCAAGCTGGTCAACGAGGGCGACAAGCCGCTGGCGGCCTACATCTTCAGTAACGACAAGCGGGAGATCCAGCGGGTGTTCACCGAGGTGCCCTGCGGTGGCGCGGTGGCCAACCACATCGCGGTGCACGTGCTCGCCCCGCAGCTACCGTTCGGCGGCGTGGGGGCCAGTGGCACCGGTGCCTATCACGGCAAGTGGGGCTACGAGGCGTTCAGCCACCGCAAGGCCACGCTGATCATGCGCACCCGGCCGGACCTGAAGATGGTGTACCCGCCGTACTCGGAGCGGGACAAGAAGCTCCTGCGCAAGCTCGCCTAGCCCGACCCGTACCGCCGAAAGCGCAGAACCGCTCGTAAAACGGCCTGTTTTTACGCGCGCTACTGCGCTTTCGGTGTTAAACGGGGGCGACGGCGGGCGCGCCGATGAGCACGTGCAGGGCCATGGATTCCAGTGTGCGGCCGAGCGTGTCCGCACTCAACCGGGTCTGGAACTCGGTCGCCGATTGGATCAACGCGATCGCGCCCTGGCACATGGTGCGGGCTTCCTCGACGCTCAGCTCCGGGCGCTGCTGACGCAGCGTGCGTACCCATTCCTCGGTGTAGAGCCGCTGCAGGTAGCGCAGGCGGTGCC from Sporichthyaceae bacterium carries:
- a CDS encoding nitronate monooxygenase, which produces MFSLDSLRVPIVQAPLAGGPSTPALSAAVTRAGGLGFVAAGYKSVEALSANLDTLTGEIGDAPFGVNLFAPPGHGADEDRVAAYTDRIQPAATAAGVELGAPRWAEDWSLEKLEMVCARRVPIVSFTFGCPSALDVERVHAAGGVAWVTVICPEDAEAAAAVGADGLAVQGFEAGGHRGSFDDAHPADIGLLTLLQLVAARVDLPMVAAGGIATGRAIAAVLAAGASAAAIGTALMLCPEAGTAPVHREAISSPGPLTAVTRAFSGRRARGIRNEFMARHNADAISAYPQIHHVTAPLRANAKQTGNRENLHLWAGQAYPLAVAESAADVLARLHKETQEALRAVATRWASEQA
- a CDS encoding TIGR03857 family LLM class F420-dependent oxidoreductase, producing the protein MSQEFPELGCYVLPGGAADPRAAITEVQTAEELGLGTAFISERWNVKELASLSGALGAVTSRIRIATGATNINVRHPVVTAAWASTQHLMTDGRFVLGVGRGVSFVFDMFGLRVATTAQVEDFAGLMRRLWNGEVVANHDGPVGRYPMLVLDRSFRLHIPMALVAFGPQSLELAGRAFDEVVLHTFFADETLQRCVRTVKSAAERAGRDPDTVRVWSVFATLPDDLSHEEMLRRSVGRLATYLQVYGDLLVRTNDWDPSALQRFRAHPIVQSYGSVMLDGKATVAELEALAEVIPPEWLAPAAYGSPEQCAAAVRHQLDLGADAVILHGVVAQDLAKIVAAYRGGV
- a CDS encoding efflux RND transporter periplasmic adaptor subunit, whose translation is MLPSVLRDRKTVLLRRGVPIALGGIVITGTGMAWAGHGDSAPEYRTGLASVGSVDQLVTLTGTVAKLTQEDASFGVSGTVKKVEVASGDKVSAGEVLAELDPSDLDAAVTAAEATLARAKATLETDQTAADASTSSSTTSSSSSSSTKSTPSPSPSPTPSTGSDKPGSGKGAGTGTGASTTVGGVDLAAPTRAVVTALAKATADLQKVSDAVKARDTACDPVFNAGSTDTGSGDSTPSPDPSGDPTSDPSAAPTDSADPTPSATPSSDSETHTTSVETSDSTSTSDLQSCIDAMKAVSDLQDAVATDQNDVQTKETALQTAMDQAVANLKAQPTGNTGGAGTGTGTGTGSGTGTGTGTGTGATGSTGKGGSGTGSKGSTGGTGSGASTTTGGSGSGGRGGQTLDPVDAAARVAVDNAAILAAQAALESAQEDREEAVLTAPIDGIVGSVGITKSSSASTSNTITILGNGAVKVSLDVPATTAAKLKKGMTAQVTADGASAPSAGTVDSIGILPSSSNGSSTYPVVIVVPNPADGLAEGAAATVAITLKAVSNVVTVPNSAVTATGTGANGFVVLMQNGKATRQTVTTGAVGSTVTEITSGVTAGQSVVIADPSQDVPASNTSTNTRGFGGGGLGGGTFTGGAAGGNFGGGANGGGARRGG
- a CDS encoding TIGR03618 family F420-dependent PPOX class oxidoreductase codes for the protein MVAIPAPLRELIESGPLAHLVTLDPDGSPQVTIIWIGLDGDDIVSGHMNLSKKLRNVAQDPRVVYSLEAPRTPGVFLAEHAVLRGHAVVEEGGAHALLTKLGKIYVAPEFAFPSADQIPGVPADSQGFILRTTVDRVTGMGPWA
- a CDS encoding DUF5666 domain-containing protein, with product MSLSTLRTNRAALAAAPAAGLVLLLAGCGGGTSASASSAPDNSNNAAGANNGAAGNNTGGNGQGRAFPGANGKIADISGKTLQVQSDTTQTAVTYTASTTMSQTVSAAKSDLAVGKCVSVRPVQSTDANAAPTQTDDSTPIAAGSVSISDPVSGSCNGGFGGAGVGGARGNGGQGRRGQGANGGQTGQAPTGDPNAQGATGGQNANGQNPNGQGRGQGARGGFGGGGANGTITKIDGDTVTVETQRPQFNSTGTAGSAASSTPTMTTVTRTVTLSSATTYTKSASASASDLKVGKCVTALGSTDSNGTLTATTIALRPAENGSCTTGTVGGFGGRRNGAGAGAATGTTSS